In Primulina eburnea isolate SZY01 chromosome 3, ASM2296580v1, whole genome shotgun sequence, one DNA window encodes the following:
- the LOC140825622 gene encoding protein SCAR2-like isoform X1 yields MPMTKYEIMSEYTLADPQLYAAADKDDPEALLEGVAMSGLVGLLRQLGDLSEFAAVIFHDLHDEVMATSTRGHNLLSRVQQIEAEFPSIEKAFLSQTDHSSFMYNAGVDWHSNLQRDHNIVTRGNLPRFIMDSYEECRGPPRLFLLDKFDTGGAGACLKRYTDPSFFKIETSSTKMNGIDIQREKKLRKAKRYCKNGGTPEVLPSSHAKLHQLFMEDHNGNGERSPARRVKLKRRLNGIPLDLKTGQSYMEKLSKFPSPEHKVLHEITMNSSSLRILPTTDHDDSSVGVLQFGMSADRDTVERKRCPPSPHRKDIMLKPSTSEQDEVSTCEILKEDNSYLSIVEDSLPCSCDRVTSKKDMVIDGESNEDENLIGYLTDDFASEIDNFMDAPIAVEPELDTDSELRETTDVTSCIDIQLTTYDVIATVERDFHSTDSRSTGTSMLSDDDNHSSGKEISSLSTLDFPNTLADSSKHEHDVAACTSEIEIINASFCQKTADEDCPVAHHTKSAVSDDMCTGGLAITTNNPGFVQQTSDRTLTNLDPTLEDSDSQYILEEIISRAPESGEKLSITDEEAKSNLATDATCSPSFSDFSLQLENNSLLSSSGVHLVHKSIGGNATCTNQCLTTYSPIVVPSDFMPGGGSDQEELSGLERDEKSSLTNSEVKKENLAIDPGCSFSLSDSKAQLGDNSPSSSAGSDMVQRSNNENESSNSTISNSSCDATAVSISADTQKTDKYSRENLHLGNDLVFVLNNRISLPPNKDNVSEIISIYNPVEDESNHGDLELPENYRFDYPNLAHDGHGFMLSLPKEEKSTDESDNVALNAFADASTYFSSIMEASLGEELKKTSLGDAQTVAADVHGHDRSVHNQNCSPSIGASYVKCSQDWPGRGLDTCDSEVVNLDKETTVNETLAVETLKSCEVLGLKVIGITDDAPSHDLAGLESLCSKQENFVGLAGATDIVEKGGITSCRSSYAQEATNISVSPELTPLSDNKALLREPNSRTDVSGIAVVASSVLSVSDNVGQNGVYSHLSINQLVEDGIPCFEDSNPDKLENGKNCLLESQGESGLVEEVGQRGGAPSNLDRVFCNTISYNDPKSEESDTFVNQDFNSIVNEHSMDFFYTDTIQSSSEKVDLDLEQKLCQERKLLNYNVCYDNIIETTPQEHASVLPNQLSQEFMDSGGIDIGSTRDQHILELDDHQAASNSASNWSLVDCPDQRIIPELPASSNYEVDVSKHSDHPLGSMFPPGNCFSEANSINLQEIPPLPPLPPIQWRLGNVQHAASTVQREIQQEEFSQGTSIPSTSTCDVISFHGELKRSLVQFFQDTISNKEKVEHGASIQEIDDLSSNTENEKQEVTISYSEIFALTYVEDVTQIAPNIASSKKEVDYRSTNSKASLLMHETVDDKRKIENEKQELTVPSSVIEFASPDVEDGNANESRTRKLPLPQNPLIDTVTALDNIKLRKVTPRVKAEIQKVEERDSLFAQIRTKSFNLKPALATKPILRGPRTNLKVAAILEKAKAIRQALADSDEDDEDSWSDS; encoded by the exons ATGCCGATGACTAAGTATGAGATAATGTCTGAGTACACTTTAGCTGATCCGCAGCTGTACGCTGCCGCCGATAAGGATGATCCGGAGGCATTGCTCGAAGGAGTGGCTATGTCTGGACTCGTAGGCCTCCTCCGCCAGCTGGGGGACCTCTCCga GTTTGCGGCGGTGATTTTTCATGACCTACATGACGAAGTGATGGCGACTTCTACAAGAGGACACAACTTATTATCCCGAGTCCAACAGATTGAGGCTGAGTTTCCGTCCATCGAGAAGGCATTTCTCTCCCAGACCGATCATTCTTCATTCATGTACAATGCTG GTGTTGATTGGCATTCTAATTTACAGAGGGACCATAATATAGTGACACGGGGAAATTTACCTCGGTTTATAATGGATTCATATGAAGAATGCAGGGGTCCCCCTCGGTTATTTCTTTTAGACAA ATTTGATACCGGCGGGGCTGGGGCATGCCTGAAACGCTACACTGATCCGTCATTTTTCAAAATAGAGACATCTTCCACTAAAATGAATGGTATAGATATTCAGAGGGAGAAGAAGCTCCGCAAAGCCAAG AGATACTGTAAAAATGGAGGAACCCCTGAAGTTTTACCATCATCACATGCTAA GCTTCATCAACTTTTCATGGAGGATCATAATGGAAATGGTGAAAGAAGTCCTGCACGTCGTGTGAAATTAAAAAGGAGGCTGAATGGAATCCCTTTAGACTTAAAAACTGGGCAGAGCTACATGgaaaaattatcaaaatttcCTTCTCCAGAGCATAAAGTGCTTCATGAAATCACCATGAATTCATCATCCCTGAGGATATTACCAACAACTGATCATGACGACTCTAGTGTTGGAGTACTTCAATTTGGAATGAGTGCTGACAGAGACACCGTGGAGAGGAAAAGATGTCCTCCATCTCCACACAGAAAGGATATTATGCTGAAACCATCCACATCTGAGCAAGATGAGGTTTCCACATGTGAAATCTTGAAGGAAGACAATTCATATCTTAGTATCGTAGAAGATAGTCTCCCATGCTCTTGTGATCGAGTAACTAGTAAAAAGGATATGGTCATTGATGGAGAAAGTAACGAAGATGAAAACTTAATTGGTTATCTGACTGATGATTTTGCCAGTGAGATAGACAATTTCATGGATGCACCGATAGCCGTTGAGCCAGAACTTGATACAGACTCTGAATTGAGAGAGACGACTGATGTGACCTCTTGTATCGACATACAACTAACGACTTATGATGTCATTGCCACTGTGGAACGTGACTTTCATTCTACAGATTCTCGATCTACTGGAACCTCTATGTTGTCTGATGATGATAATCATTCATCTGGAAAAGAGATTTCTAGTTTATCTACTTTGGACTTTCCAAATACTTTAGCCGATAGCTCAAAACATGAACATGATGTTGCTGCATGTACATCTGAAATTGAGATCATCAATGCATCATTTTGCCAGAAAACTGCAGATGAAGATTGTCCTGTGGCTCACCATACCAAATCTGCAGTTTCTGATGACATGTGCACTGGCGGACTTGCTATCACCACCAACAATCCTGGCTTTGTGCAGCAGACTTCCGATAGGACCCTTACCAATTTGGATCCTACGTTAGAAGATTCTGATTCACAATACATTTTGGAAGAAATTATCTCAAGGGCACCTGAATCAGGTGAAAAGTTAAGTATTACGGATGAAGAAGCCAAGTCAAATCTGGCCACTGATGCAACATGTTCTCCCAGCTTCTCTGATTTCAGTTTGCAGTTGGAAAATAATTCCCTACTTTCCTCTTCAGGAGTTCATCTGGTGCATAAATCAATTGGTGGGAATGCAACATGTACAAATCAGTGTCTTACCACATATAGTCCAATTGTCGTGCCATCCGATTTCATGCCTGGGGGCGGCTCTGATCAGGAGGAACTGTCGGGACTTGAGCGTGATGAAAAGTCGTCCCTTACCAATAGCGAAGTAAAGAAAGAAAATCTGGCCATAGATCCAGGATGTTCTTTCAGTCTCTCTGACTCCAAAGCTCAATTAGGAGATAATTCCCCAAGTTCCTCTGCCGGAAGTGATATGGTACAGAGATCAAATAATGAGAATGAATCAAGCAATTCTACTATCTCCAATAGTTCTTGTGATGCCACAGCAGTTTCCATATCTGCTGATACCCAAAAAACTGACAAATACAGTCGAGAGAACCTACATCTAGGCAATGACCTAGTTTTTGTGTTAAATAATCGAATTAGTCTCCCTCCAAATAAAGATAATGTGTCAGAAATTATTTCTATTTATAATCCAGTCGAGGATGAATCAAATCATGGAGATTTAGAGTTGCCTGAAAACTATAGATTTGATTATCCTAATTTGGCTCATGATGGACATGGTTTTATGTTATCACTTCCAAAAGAAGAAAAATCAACTGATGAGTCAGATAATGTGGCCTTAAATGCTTTTGCTGATGCTTCTACTTATTTTTCATCTATCATGGAGGCTTCTCTTGGTGAGGAACTCAAAAAAACATCCCTTGGCGATGCTCAAACCGTTGCTGCAGATGTGCATGGCCATGATAGATCGGTTCACAACCAGAATTGTTCACCGAGTATAGGGGCATCATATGTAAAATGCTCTCAAGATTGGCCAGGGAGAGGTTTAGATACTTGTGACAGTGAAGTTGTTAATCTTGACAAGGAGACAACAGTAAATGAAACTCTGGCGGTTGAAACTCTCAAGTCTTGTGAAGTTCTGGGGTTAAAGGTCATAGGAATCACAGATGATGCTCCCTCCCATGATTTAGCAGGTCTAGAAAGTTTGTGTTCCAAGCAAGAGAATTTTGTAGGGCTGGCTGGAGCGACAGATATTGTCGAGAAGGGTGGAATCACCTCATGTAGGAGCTCCTATGCACAAGAAGCAACAAATATCTCTGTATCCCCAGAACTTACGCCATTGAGTGATAATAAAGCCTTGTTGAGAGAGCCTAATTCACGGACTGATGTATCAGGGATTGCAGTTGTGGCCTCTAGTGTGCTTTCAGTTTCTGATAATGTCGGCCAAAATGGTGTCTATTCACATCTTAGTATCAATCAGTTGGTAGAAGATGGTATACCTTGTTTTGAGGATTCGAATCCCGATAAACTTGAGAATGGCAAGAATTGTCTCTTAGAAAGTCAAGGGGAATCTGGCTTAGTGGAGGAAGTGGGTCAAAGAGGTGGAGCCCCATCAAATTTGGATAGAGTCTTTTGCAACACTATCAGTTATAATGATCCAAAGTCTGAAGAATCAGATACCTTTGTTAATCAGGATTTCAATTCAATAGTAAATGAACATAGCATGGATTTTTTCTATACCGACACAATCCAGTCTTCCTCAGAGAAAGTTGACTTAGATCTAGAACAGAAGCTGTGCCAAGAAAGGAAGCTTTTAAATTACAATGTTTGTTATGACAATATAATAGAAACAACACCACAAGAACATGCCAGTGTACTGCCTAATCAACTCAGTCAAGAGTTCATGGATTCTGGTGGAATAGATATAGGGTCTACACGTGACCAGCATATACTAGAGCTCGATGATCATCAAGCAGCCAGTAATTCTGCTTCAAATTGGTCACTTGTTGACTGTCCTGATCAGCGTATAATACCGGAGCTTCCAGCATCAAGCAACTATGAAGTTGATGTCTCTAAGCATTCAGATCATCCTTTAGGTTCCATGTTTCCACCTGGTAATTGTTTTTCAGAAGCAAATTCAATCAACCTGCAAGAAATTCCTCCTTTGCCACCTCTTCCTCCCATTCAGTGGAGACTGGGAAATGTTCAGCATGCAGCTTCTACCGTACAGAGAGAGATTCAACAAGAGGAATTCTCTCAAGGAACCTCCATCCCTTCCACTTCCACCTGTGACGTTATTTCATTCCATGGAGAATTGAAACGATCTTTGGTTCAATTTTTCCAAGACACAATATCCAATAAGGAGAAGGTAGAGCATGGTGCCTCAATTCAGGAGATTGACGACCTTTCTTCAAACACAGAAAATGAGAAGCAAGAGGTCACTATATCATATTCTGAGATATTTGCTTTGACATATGTGGAAGATGTTACTCAAATTGCCCCAAACATTGCATCAAGCAAAAAGGAGGTTGACTACAGGTCCACTAATTCTAAGGCCAGTCTCTTGATGCATGAGACAGTTGACGATAaacgaaaaatagaaaatgagaAGCAGGAGCTCACCGTTCCATCTTCAGTGATTGAATTTGCATCACCGGATGTGGAGGATGGAAATGCAAATGAGAGTCGAACAAGGAAATTGCCTCTACCTCAAAATCCTCTTATTGATACTGTTACTGCTCTTGATAATATCAAA CTAAGGAAAGTTACCCCACGAGTAAAAGCTGAGATACAGAAAGTAGAGGAAAGAGATTCACTGTTCGCACAAATAAGGACCAAG TCCTTCAATCTGAAACCTGCACTGGCAACAAAGCCTATTCTTCGAGGTCCCAGAACTAATCTTAAAGTTGCTGCAATTTTGGAGAAGGCGAAGGCAATACGACAG GCCCTGGCTGACAGCGATGAAGACGACGAGGATAGTTGGAGTGATTCATGA
- the LOC140825622 gene encoding uncharacterized protein isoform X2, with product MNSSSELLARKRYCKNGGTPEVLPSSHAKLHQLFMEDHNGNGERSPARRVKLKRRLNGIPLDLKTGQSYMEKLSKFPSPEHKVLHEITMNSSSLRILPTTDHDDSSVGVLQFGMSADRDTVERKRCPPSPHRKDIMLKPSTSEQDEVSTCEILKEDNSYLSIVEDSLPCSCDRVTSKKDMVIDGESNEDENLIGYLTDDFASEIDNFMDAPIAVEPELDTDSELRETTDVTSCIDIQLTTYDVIATVERDFHSTDSRSTGTSMLSDDDNHSSGKEISSLSTLDFPNTLADSSKHEHDVAACTSEIEIINASFCQKTADEDCPVAHHTKSAVSDDMCTGGLAITTNNPGFVQQTSDRTLTNLDPTLEDSDSQYILEEIISRAPESGEKLSITDEEAKSNLATDATCSPSFSDFSLQLENNSLLSSSGVHLVHKSIGGNATCTNQCLTTYSPIVVPSDFMPGGGSDQEELSGLERDEKSSLTNSEVKKENLAIDPGCSFSLSDSKAQLGDNSPSSSAGSDMVQRSNNENESSNSTISNSSCDATAVSISADTQKTDKYSRENLHLGNDLVFVLNNRISLPPNKDNVSEIISIYNPVEDESNHGDLELPENYRFDYPNLAHDGHGFMLSLPKEEKSTDESDNVALNAFADASTYFSSIMEASLGEELKKTSLGDAQTVAADVHGHDRSVHNQNCSPSIGASYVKCSQDWPGRGLDTCDSEVVNLDKETTVNETLAVETLKSCEVLGLKVIGITDDAPSHDLAGLESLCSKQENFVGLAGATDIVEKGGITSCRSSYAQEATNISVSPELTPLSDNKALLREPNSRTDVSGIAVVASSVLSVSDNVGQNGVYSHLSINQLVEDGIPCFEDSNPDKLENGKNCLLESQGESGLVEEVGQRGGAPSNLDRVFCNTISYNDPKSEESDTFVNQDFNSIVNEHSMDFFYTDTIQSSSEKVDLDLEQKLCQERKLLNYNVCYDNIIETTPQEHASVLPNQLSQEFMDSGGIDIGSTRDQHILELDDHQAASNSASNWSLVDCPDQRIIPELPASSNYEVDVSKHSDHPLGSMFPPGNCFSEANSINLQEIPPLPPLPPIQWRLGNVQHAASTVQREIQQEEFSQGTSIPSTSTCDVISFHGELKRSLVQFFQDTISNKEKVEHGASIQEIDDLSSNTENEKQEVTISYSEIFALTYVEDVTQIAPNIASSKKEVDYRSTNSKASLLMHETVDDKRKIENEKQELTVPSSVIEFASPDVEDGNANESRTRKLPLPQNPLIDTVTALDNIKLRKVTPRVKAEIQKVEERDSLFAQIRTKSFNLKPALATKPILRGPRTNLKVAAILEKAKAIRQALADSDEDDEDSWSDS from the exons ATGAATAGCAGCTCAGAGCTCTTAGCTCGTAAG AGATACTGTAAAAATGGAGGAACCCCTGAAGTTTTACCATCATCACATGCTAA GCTTCATCAACTTTTCATGGAGGATCATAATGGAAATGGTGAAAGAAGTCCTGCACGTCGTGTGAAATTAAAAAGGAGGCTGAATGGAATCCCTTTAGACTTAAAAACTGGGCAGAGCTACATGgaaaaattatcaaaatttcCTTCTCCAGAGCATAAAGTGCTTCATGAAATCACCATGAATTCATCATCCCTGAGGATATTACCAACAACTGATCATGACGACTCTAGTGTTGGAGTACTTCAATTTGGAATGAGTGCTGACAGAGACACCGTGGAGAGGAAAAGATGTCCTCCATCTCCACACAGAAAGGATATTATGCTGAAACCATCCACATCTGAGCAAGATGAGGTTTCCACATGTGAAATCTTGAAGGAAGACAATTCATATCTTAGTATCGTAGAAGATAGTCTCCCATGCTCTTGTGATCGAGTAACTAGTAAAAAGGATATGGTCATTGATGGAGAAAGTAACGAAGATGAAAACTTAATTGGTTATCTGACTGATGATTTTGCCAGTGAGATAGACAATTTCATGGATGCACCGATAGCCGTTGAGCCAGAACTTGATACAGACTCTGAATTGAGAGAGACGACTGATGTGACCTCTTGTATCGACATACAACTAACGACTTATGATGTCATTGCCACTGTGGAACGTGACTTTCATTCTACAGATTCTCGATCTACTGGAACCTCTATGTTGTCTGATGATGATAATCATTCATCTGGAAAAGAGATTTCTAGTTTATCTACTTTGGACTTTCCAAATACTTTAGCCGATAGCTCAAAACATGAACATGATGTTGCTGCATGTACATCTGAAATTGAGATCATCAATGCATCATTTTGCCAGAAAACTGCAGATGAAGATTGTCCTGTGGCTCACCATACCAAATCTGCAGTTTCTGATGACATGTGCACTGGCGGACTTGCTATCACCACCAACAATCCTGGCTTTGTGCAGCAGACTTCCGATAGGACCCTTACCAATTTGGATCCTACGTTAGAAGATTCTGATTCACAATACATTTTGGAAGAAATTATCTCAAGGGCACCTGAATCAGGTGAAAAGTTAAGTATTACGGATGAAGAAGCCAAGTCAAATCTGGCCACTGATGCAACATGTTCTCCCAGCTTCTCTGATTTCAGTTTGCAGTTGGAAAATAATTCCCTACTTTCCTCTTCAGGAGTTCATCTGGTGCATAAATCAATTGGTGGGAATGCAACATGTACAAATCAGTGTCTTACCACATATAGTCCAATTGTCGTGCCATCCGATTTCATGCCTGGGGGCGGCTCTGATCAGGAGGAACTGTCGGGACTTGAGCGTGATGAAAAGTCGTCCCTTACCAATAGCGAAGTAAAGAAAGAAAATCTGGCCATAGATCCAGGATGTTCTTTCAGTCTCTCTGACTCCAAAGCTCAATTAGGAGATAATTCCCCAAGTTCCTCTGCCGGAAGTGATATGGTACAGAGATCAAATAATGAGAATGAATCAAGCAATTCTACTATCTCCAATAGTTCTTGTGATGCCACAGCAGTTTCCATATCTGCTGATACCCAAAAAACTGACAAATACAGTCGAGAGAACCTACATCTAGGCAATGACCTAGTTTTTGTGTTAAATAATCGAATTAGTCTCCCTCCAAATAAAGATAATGTGTCAGAAATTATTTCTATTTATAATCCAGTCGAGGATGAATCAAATCATGGAGATTTAGAGTTGCCTGAAAACTATAGATTTGATTATCCTAATTTGGCTCATGATGGACATGGTTTTATGTTATCACTTCCAAAAGAAGAAAAATCAACTGATGAGTCAGATAATGTGGCCTTAAATGCTTTTGCTGATGCTTCTACTTATTTTTCATCTATCATGGAGGCTTCTCTTGGTGAGGAACTCAAAAAAACATCCCTTGGCGATGCTCAAACCGTTGCTGCAGATGTGCATGGCCATGATAGATCGGTTCACAACCAGAATTGTTCACCGAGTATAGGGGCATCATATGTAAAATGCTCTCAAGATTGGCCAGGGAGAGGTTTAGATACTTGTGACAGTGAAGTTGTTAATCTTGACAAGGAGACAACAGTAAATGAAACTCTGGCGGTTGAAACTCTCAAGTCTTGTGAAGTTCTGGGGTTAAAGGTCATAGGAATCACAGATGATGCTCCCTCCCATGATTTAGCAGGTCTAGAAAGTTTGTGTTCCAAGCAAGAGAATTTTGTAGGGCTGGCTGGAGCGACAGATATTGTCGAGAAGGGTGGAATCACCTCATGTAGGAGCTCCTATGCACAAGAAGCAACAAATATCTCTGTATCCCCAGAACTTACGCCATTGAGTGATAATAAAGCCTTGTTGAGAGAGCCTAATTCACGGACTGATGTATCAGGGATTGCAGTTGTGGCCTCTAGTGTGCTTTCAGTTTCTGATAATGTCGGCCAAAATGGTGTCTATTCACATCTTAGTATCAATCAGTTGGTAGAAGATGGTATACCTTGTTTTGAGGATTCGAATCCCGATAAACTTGAGAATGGCAAGAATTGTCTCTTAGAAAGTCAAGGGGAATCTGGCTTAGTGGAGGAAGTGGGTCAAAGAGGTGGAGCCCCATCAAATTTGGATAGAGTCTTTTGCAACACTATCAGTTATAATGATCCAAAGTCTGAAGAATCAGATACCTTTGTTAATCAGGATTTCAATTCAATAGTAAATGAACATAGCATGGATTTTTTCTATACCGACACAATCCAGTCTTCCTCAGAGAAAGTTGACTTAGATCTAGAACAGAAGCTGTGCCAAGAAAGGAAGCTTTTAAATTACAATGTTTGTTATGACAATATAATAGAAACAACACCACAAGAACATGCCAGTGTACTGCCTAATCAACTCAGTCAAGAGTTCATGGATTCTGGTGGAATAGATATAGGGTCTACACGTGACCAGCATATACTAGAGCTCGATGATCATCAAGCAGCCAGTAATTCTGCTTCAAATTGGTCACTTGTTGACTGTCCTGATCAGCGTATAATACCGGAGCTTCCAGCATCAAGCAACTATGAAGTTGATGTCTCTAAGCATTCAGATCATCCTTTAGGTTCCATGTTTCCACCTGGTAATTGTTTTTCAGAAGCAAATTCAATCAACCTGCAAGAAATTCCTCCTTTGCCACCTCTTCCTCCCATTCAGTGGAGACTGGGAAATGTTCAGCATGCAGCTTCTACCGTACAGAGAGAGATTCAACAAGAGGAATTCTCTCAAGGAACCTCCATCCCTTCCACTTCCACCTGTGACGTTATTTCATTCCATGGAGAATTGAAACGATCTTTGGTTCAATTTTTCCAAGACACAATATCCAATAAGGAGAAGGTAGAGCATGGTGCCTCAATTCAGGAGATTGACGACCTTTCTTCAAACACAGAAAATGAGAAGCAAGAGGTCACTATATCATATTCTGAGATATTTGCTTTGACATATGTGGAAGATGTTACTCAAATTGCCCCAAACATTGCATCAAGCAAAAAGGAGGTTGACTACAGGTCCACTAATTCTAAGGCCAGTCTCTTGATGCATGAGACAGTTGACGATAaacgaaaaatagaaaatgagaAGCAGGAGCTCACCGTTCCATCTTCAGTGATTGAATTTGCATCACCGGATGTGGAGGATGGAAATGCAAATGAGAGTCGAACAAGGAAATTGCCTCTACCTCAAAATCCTCTTATTGATACTGTTACTGCTCTTGATAATATCAAA CTAAGGAAAGTTACCCCACGAGTAAAAGCTGAGATACAGAAAGTAGAGGAAAGAGATTCACTGTTCGCACAAATAAGGACCAAG TCCTTCAATCTGAAACCTGCACTGGCAACAAAGCCTATTCTTCGAGGTCCCAGAACTAATCTTAAAGTTGCTGCAATTTTGGAGAAGGCGAAGGCAATACGACAG GCCCTGGCTGACAGCGATGAAGACGACGAGGATAGTTGGAGTGATTCATGA
- the LOC140825624 gene encoding protein BOLA4, chloroplastic/mitochondrial, producing the protein MATRALLIRPNSAVLRVVGRLSCLRVTASLSTRRSYHLPSRSSSFPTEISLSCFDRPTRITHYRRSFCIQATDNPASIEPPLIESMEKKIKEQLSADSVIVKDAYGDGRHISIEVISTAFEGKSAVNRQRMVYKAIWEELQDTVHAVDQMTTRTPEEASGK; encoded by the exons ATGGCGACGAGAGCGTTGTTAATCCGGCCGAATTCGGCGGTTCTACGGGTGGTTGGCAGACTTTCATGTCTGCGGGTAACGGCGTCCTTGTCAACTAGGAGGAGCTATCATCTACCCAGCCGTAGCTCATCATTTCCGACGGAGATTTCTCTTTCGTGCTTCGATAGACCAACCAGAATCACGCACTACCGTCGGAGTTTCTGTATCCAGGCAACTGACAATCCAGCTTCCATCGAACCTCCTTTGATAGAATCAATGGAAAAGAAG ATCAAGGAACAGCTTAGTGCAGATTCAGTCATTGTGAAGGATGCTTATGGTGATGGACGCCATATTAG CATTGAAGTTATCTCTACGGCTTTTGAGGGTAAATCTGCTGTGAATAGGCAGAGGATGGTGTACAAAGCAATATGGGAAGAACTTCAGGACACAGTGCATGCTGTTGATCAGATGACTACCAGAACCCCTGAAGAAGCATCGGGGAAGTGA